Proteins encoded in a region of the Zea mays cultivar B73 chromosome 4, Zm-B73-REFERENCE-NAM-5.0, whole genome shotgun sequence genome:
- the LOC100192503 gene encoding CAAX prenyl protease 1 homolog, producing MALPYLEAVLCFMIFMYIFETYLDIRQHRALKLPTLPKPLLGVISDEKFERSRAYSLDKSYFHFVHEAVTILMDTTILYYRVLPWFWKKSGELVTSVGLSAENEIIHTLAFLAGSMVWSQITDLPFSLYSTFVIEARHGFNKQTIWLFIRDMIKGILLSMILGPPIVAAIIYIVQIGGPYLAIYLWGFMFVLALLMMTIYPIVIAPLFNKFTPLPEGVLREKIEKLAASLKFPLKKLFVVDGSTRSSHSNAYMYGFFKNKRIVLYDTLIQQCSNEDEIVSVIAHELGHWKLNHTVYSFVAVQLLMFLQFGGYTLVRSSKDLFGSFGFKDQPVIIGLIIFQHTIIPIQHLLSFCLNLVSRAFEFQADAFAKNLGYAPQLRAALVKLQEENLSAMNTDPWYSAYHYSHPPLVERLQALEDSDSKKED from the exons ATGGCGTTGCCCTACCTGGAGGCCGTGCTTT GCTTTATGATTTTCATGTACATATTTGAGACATATCTTGACATCCGTCAGCATAGAGCCCTCAAGCTGCCAACTTTGCCAAAACCCCTGCTGGGAGTAATTAGTGACGAAAAGTTTGAACGCTCTAGAGCTTATAGCCTCGACAAAAG CTATTTCCATTTTGTTCATGAGGCTGTGACTATTTTAATGGATACTACAATACTATACTATAGAGTTCTTccctggttttggaag AAATCTGGAGAGTTAGTTACCAGTGTTGGGCTGAGTGCTGAGAATGAGATAATACACACCCTTGCTTTCTTAGCTGGTTCCATGGTTTGGTCGCAG ATTACAGACTTGCCGTTCTCTCTCTATTCAACTTTTGTTATAGAGGCTCGACATGGTTTTAACAAG CAAACTATATGGCTCTTCATTAGGGATATGATCAAAGGAATTTTACTATCCATGATATTGGGGCCACCAATCGTGGCTGCTATCATCTACATAGTACAG ATTGGAGGACCTTACCTGGCTATATATCTCTGGGGTTTTATGTTTGTATTAGCTCTACTGATGATGACAATATACCCCATTGTGATAGCTCCTCTGTTCAACAAGTTCACTCCT CTTCCTGAAGGAGTCCTCAGGGAAAAAATAGAGAAGCTGGCAGCTTCCCTCAAGTTTCCTTTGAAAAAGCTTTTCGTGGTAGATGGGTCTACCAGATCAAGCCACAGTAAT GCCTACATGTATGGTTTTTTCAAGAACAAGCGCATAGTACTCTATGACACATTGATTCAGCAG TGTAGCAATGAGGATGAGATAGTTTCTGTTATAGCACATGAACTTGGACACTGGAAACTCAATCATACTGTCTATTCCTTTGTAGCTGTCCAG CTGCTTATGTTTCTTCAATTTGGAGGATATACTCTAGTAAGGAGCTCCAAAGATCTATTTGGAAGTTTTGGCTTCAAGGACCAGCCAGTAATAATTGGATTGATCATTTTCCAG CACACCATAATACCCATCCAACACCTTCTGAGCTTTTGCCTGAACCTTGTCAGCAGAGCATTTgaatttcag GCTGATGCCTTTGCCAAGAACCTTGGATATGCCCCTCAGCTCCGAGCAGCCCTTGTTAAACTACAG GAGGAGAACTTGTCTGCGATGAACACCGATCCTTGGTATTCGGCATATCACTACTCCCACCCACCACTCGTCGAGAGGCTGCAAGCTCTTGAAGATTCAGACAGCAAAAAAGAAGATTAG
- the LOC100284320 gene encoding 2-C-methyl-D-erythritol 2,4-cyclodiphosphate synthase, producing MATAPYASSLFLASSPISTAPRASAGSFPPSAQPFSMRLRPRPSPAVAAAVQAEHQPAVAATPKPPALPFRVGHGFDLHRLEPNLPLIIGGIDIPHDRGCEAHSDGDVLLHCVVDAILGALGLPDIGQIFPDSDPRWKGADSSVFMREAVKLMHEAGYELGNLDATLILQKPKISPFKETIRLNLCNLLGADPSVVNLKAKTHEKVDSLGENRSIAAHTVVLLMRK from the exons ATGGCCACCGCGCCCTACGCCTCCTCCCTCTTCCTGGCTTCCTCCCCCATCTCAACTGCGCCACGAGCCAGCGCCGGGTCCTTCCCTCCCTCCGCGCAGCCGTTCTCCATGCGCCTCCGGCCTAGGCCGTCACCAGCCGTCGCGGCCGCCGTCCAGGCGGAGCACCAGCCCGCGGTGGCCGCGACGCCGAAGCCGCCCGCGCTACCGTTCCGCGTGGGCCACGGCTTCGACCTCCACCGCCTGGAGCCCAACCTCCCGCTCATCATCGGCGGCATCGACATCCCCCACGACCGCGGCTGCGAGGCTCACTCTGACG GAGACGTGCTGCTGCACTGCGTGGTGGACGCGATTCTCGGCGCGCTGGGGCTGCCGGACATCGGGCAGATTTTCCCGGATTCCGACCCCCGTTGGAAGGGCGCCGATTCTTCGGTGTTCATGAGGGAAGCT GTGAAATTGATGCATGAAGCAGGCTACGAGCTGGGCAACCTTGATGCTACGCTGATCTTGCAAAAACCAAAAATTAGCCCGTTCAAGGAGACAATCAGATTGAATCTGTGCAACCTACTTGGGGCAGATCCATCTGTGGTCAATCTCAAGGCCAAAACGCACGAGAAAGTTGACAGTCTAGGGGAAAACAGGAGCATAGCTGCTCATACCGTAGTTCTCCTGATGCGGAAgtag